Genomic segment of Cyprinus carpio isolate SPL01 chromosome A13, ASM1834038v1, whole genome shotgun sequence:
CACATGCAATCCCAATGACATGACTTCCTTTTGTGGAAATTCACttgttaattacattaaattgttttttagagggtgaatctcatgaaacctatCAAGAGCTTGTCCTTTGTGGTCAAACTGCATCgcaaaatgttttaagaaaaagcATTGAGAAAATGAAGAATATTTTGGAATCATTAAAATGTATGACAATAGTAGGATGAGTaaggatatttttcttaatttcattactgtaaaaaaaaattgtgatgccttattttaattgtcaattatttgcaccttatttatgtatttgttgcactttctttaatttaattagctgatttaaataaaatgctacattATTCTGAACTagtatattacaataattatttaaaaaaaaaataggcacaaAATAAAGAGAATAACCTCttaaaattgccaaaaaaaaaggttaaacattCAGGTGTATTACAAGTTTTGGGggaatttacttttttcttttcttttttatttacctaGTGGTCAACATATAATTATGTTACAATGTAAAATCTTACTGGATCTAAAACAGGCTATTATctatatgcaaatgtatttattttttaggtgaactgcaAATTTTTGATTGCTGCGAGacaaaagtttttcaaaagtTTAATAACTTGCAAGTCTCTTTTTTTGAAAGTTTCCTGCTTTCTGTGGCCAATTAATAACTACTGTAGGTGAGCATGTAATGAGCACTCAACCCGAGTCTTGTCAGTCATTCAAGTTTGTCAGTCATTCCATTCAATACAGATCATCAGTAAACCACATGCTGTCATTGCATCACTAAAACGTCTAAATATTACACAGGAAAGTTCAAATTACTTGAGGATGGCGAGGGCATGGAATCCTGCATTGCTCTCCACAAAGTACTTTCCAGAAGAAATGTCCAAGATGACATCATCCTTGAACCTGTAGAATATTTGTcatataacaataatacattttcctggacacacacacacatatataaactacAACTTCAAAGTCAAAGTGACATTGTATGACCACAGAAGAGATTTGCACTGAACTTGAAGAAACCTCACCATATAACCTGTGGAGTGGGATATCCCTCCACAGTGCAGAAAATTTTAATAGCACTGTTTTCATACACTGTGTGGGACCTCAGTCTAACCACAAACTTGGGGCCCCTGATCATGGACTCCTCACGGATGTATTTCTCAGGCATCTTCTTCTCCACCTGATGAAAAAAGACAATTCATTGTGCTGTTGGATCATAAAaagtctgtgaaaaaaaaaatgtatgtccaACATACAGTAGAGTCAGTCATATTTAGCCCTTGATGCCTACTACAGGTAACAGCAAATGTCTTTAAAGTACATTACAGTGCATGTTTACTAATGAAAGTATTATAACAGAAGCATGTCAAGAAGTTTTTAAAAGGAAAGGAATGATTGTTTAAAGGGCTTTACCACTCCCCGGATTCTCTTCTGTGTTTGGTATTGATATTTCACCTCTTCAGCCGCAGAGCTGAAAACACATttgcatacactcttaaaaaaggTATAATACTATCAATGGGGCGGTATCCTAAGGTACAAAAGTTAAAAGCTACATCTTTGTACccctttaaaagtacatattactACTATGTTTCAGTAcctgaagtgtacatattagtacattttgaaagggtaccgccccagtgacagttatgtacctttttttctaagagtgtataATAAAATGACATCAGTGGGCTCAAAGCATAACTCTATACAAACAGCAAGAAACAAAAATCACCAAAAAGAATCAACCAACCATTCaatacaaatcaaataaacaatctaTTCATTTCGACATGAAATACATTCAAACATACAAAAGCATATCATAACTCATGCATTTCAAGCAACGCCTGTTTAGGGCAGTCTTAAGTGGAAagaaacaattaaaagaaacaggtttaaaaaaaaaagagagaatttttttttatttgatcctCTTTACCCATGGTTCACATGAATAGCTTTTATAGGTTTTaacctataattaaaaaaaaaaaaacacacacacaaaaaaaaacaatactgaccTTTTGACCCCTCAGAGGGTAGACAATAACTACCACCATCACAATGTTGCTTTGGTGTGGAATTCTTTTCACTAACAAATCTGCTTTTGTtctgatatattaaaaatataactaacaTTGATCATTTTAGGGCAAGTTATCtacttaattttaatgaacaaaaataactattattattattgccatacTTATTACCATACCATTCTTATCAAAAGCTTATCAAACTTAATCTATGTATCTAAAATGTTCTATTGAAAGCAAAATGTTTCCAGGCAATATCTGGGTATTTGTTGTCCTGTGCATTATATATGATTGGTCAAGTTAAAGTATATACCTCTGGCCCTGAAACTGATCACCATTTCTTTTCAGTTGTTTACCATTTTAATCACCTTTTGCCTTCCTtcctttcagtttattttaaatggtcctgCAGTGTGATAAATGTAGCCTGTGGTCTCTCGCTCACTAATATGAAGTCACATAAGCCGCATGCAtaattagaaaacagttttaCATGGAGTATAGCGTGTCGCACTGCAGGCCATGTCAACTTCCTAAAGTATTTCATGTCAACGACCCAGAGGACAGTATAGTGACATGAAGGGATGTAGGTAATAGGGTGTATTAGCAGAGCTCCAACAGTGTtattatatgttaactgttttatTACAAGTTAGTTTAGTATTGCCGTAAACATCATGATTAGCTGCGACAATCCATTTAACTTGAACTTGCTTGATTTAAGCTGCTGTAAATCTTCCGCTTACCTGGAGTATCTCCGAACAACACATTTAGATTCAGTACTGAGGTATTCTCGACCGAAATGCTTGTGTCTGGTAACAACTGCAGCCATATTTGGCAACCCCAAGAACCAAGAATAAAACCTGGAACAAAAACATGCAGCATCTTTGCACACAAGACAAGACAAAATGCTTTCATTGATAGATGCATATTACTGTTCTCAGTTTCCTGTTTCAGTGACTGATGTTATTTGGGACAGTTTGTAGTAAACTGAGCAGAGTGCGGCCTACTCTTGATGTGATTTAGGTGTTAGGGCCTGTTTGCGGAGATGAAGAGGAGGGGCGTTCTGGAGCTTTGAGCCTCAGGGAAGCCAAACCTCACGGCAGTTTAAAATTAGAGGTTGGGGGTTGGGATATCGGACAGTCCAAGGAGATGGGTACAGTATTCCAAGGCAATTTCTACTGTATAGTGTACAAGGACAAGCTATTATTGTGTAAATGTACTGAAATATAGAAAGATAACCAACTTCTCATGAATGTTTATCTTCTAATATGGATAAATTaactacaaaataaacaaaggggACATGAACAAATTCCTCACATttctttttgataaatatttacacaaacaatCATGCACTCAAATGCAGCATTACATTATCTCATTTACATATGAAGCCCACATACATCACATCCAATTTGCATAGCAAATATAGAAATTTATGCGCAGTTTTCAATAACATATTTGACAGACGAcgtgtaaaattaaattaattagtcaCTTTGCATAATGCATCAAGATTTACGGGAggaagataaatatttaaaaggtcATTTCATccaattttttcaaaaacaaaacaatgtcaaAGTGTGCCCAGTTATTCATTCACTTATATTCACAACGCACTGAAACTGGTTAAAATGGCAACTTTTTATAAACGCCTTCAAAGTCAAGTGCAGCTCCCACTCAAGCAAACATCATTCGAGATAGATCAACACCCAACCAAGGTAAAGTTCAAAAGATTCCTTCAGCCTGAACGATTTTGTATTTCCACAAGGACAACTCTGCATTATAATTTCAAAAGTGTGGAAATAAAGGGCCAGACATACTCACCTCGGGAGAATAGAAGAGCGCGACGCGGAGGTAGATGGATCTACCCGCCAGTGAGAAACCAGCTGATGAAAAGCAAAATATTACCCATGCGGAATGTTGCCTCTCCCGCATCCCATTTATGGATAGGCATTAAACTATATATAGCATTTACACTTTCTTCCCACATCATTTCGCACAGATATTAAGATACCAGACAGACGTTTTAAATTGACGCTGGATACTGaatgagttatatatatatatatatatatatgagttatatatattatatataaaaagagtTTAGTTTAAGGTGAGTCGAACGGAAATTGTAATATTGAAATAATGTGTTAACttaaatacagtacatatgaATTGGTTTGAATTAGTGGAAAATTAACGAAATGAACTTAttccaaaacaacaaaacccaccttaaaattaaattattcataaattatattCCAAGAAAAAACATCCCTTTTTTAACTCTAAAAGCTTGATCTTCTAAGAACAAACATCCCTTAAACCCACACTGAAGTGATCTTCTAAGAACAAACATCCCTTTTTTTGCGCGAGTAGCGGCACCAAAAGGTATTACACAAATTACAACTGCTTTATTCTTGGAGTATTCGGAGaattctgtagtttttattttattttaaacctaaACCCACAACATTAAAATTACTTTGTGTAGATTTTCTAAATGCGTAAACTCGCTGTGTCTCGTGAATGGTGTTCTTGCAGGTATGTTTATAATAGTtagtatattaatgtatttacagaAATCTAACATTACTacaaaatacataacaaataagAAAATCAAAGTTTGAAGATTTACAGTTTggggtgaaagaaaaaaagtcacaagaaaaaaaaatcaaaataagatacattaataataaatgtaaatactttaTTATACAGCAACAAATTATACTAAGTCTAATGACAACTTTTATTAGGTTCTTATATTTAAGTTTTGAGTAAATCAGAAAGTGGCAATACATTTATCAGAAGGAACTGTACCAATGACATTAGAAAAGTTCCTGGTTATAACATTTCACCTTAATCTGCATAATCCACTTGCACGTGACATAAATTGTTGTTTGTGGCCGCAGTGTGTctccagggggcaaggaagtcgaccggaagctTAAAAATTACACCAGACTGAATAAAACCTTTCAAACCAGTCTCTGAAGTGACTCGACCGCACAGAGTTTCGGAAAGACAGTGGCTGGGCAGTCCTAGCTTAAAAATTACACCAGACTGAATAAAACCTTTCAAACCAGTCTCTCTGTTACTAAGAGGAcataaaaactgcatgtaaaTTGAACGGGCATATCAGACTAAACCAGGTAACTAAAGTCTTAACGTTATTTTGTTTGTGCaagtattattgttttctttttttcttctgtttttctcaCATTTGAGTATGTTAAATTTGGACGCAGCTTTGTGGTattttctgtgaattttttttttttttttttttttttttttttttttttttgcaatgtaagtTACGACTATGAACGCTGATAAATTCTCTTTTGTTCCCGGTAAGATGAACGGACTTGCACCATCTGGAAAAATGAGATTCATTGCAGTTGCTGTCATTCTTTGTGCTGGATATTTCTGTCCAACAGCCTTTGCTCATCCTCGGTATGTCatcaaatacatttacacatattGATGAGTTTTAAGTTGGGCGCATTAGCAGCCAAACAATCAATATTGTACATAGCCTCATATGTTTGTGTTTTCCCCTGTTTATTGAACAAGATAcacattttaaagcaatattaacAAAGCACACTCACAGTTCTTGGCACAATTCCGGCTCATAAGAGTCAGGAAACTGACTACACTGGTTATTCTGACACAAAtgtcataaatctttttttacattttaagcaaatgtcCTAAAACATGTTTGCGAGTGAAATATTTGCTTAATGCACAACATTAtgactgtgataataataataaaaataatttatcttttatattatgGTTGTATTTCTTgtactgcttttattttatttgatttatggcatttaaataatactactactaataaacatTGTCACAGTATTCATTATtgtaaaccaataaaaataatgtacaataatgaaaatctaaatctaaTGAGAAGTGCTATTCCGAATAATAGAAATTGCAAATTTTGCACATTACAgcaaaaataatttagttaatgAGATTCAGCCATTTGCATGGCCATAATGGTTTTAATACGCATTTGATACTGTGACCATGATTTCTACATAGACGCATACCAATGAAGCCGTTTTTGGGATCTGTGTTTTGTACAAAATGTTTGTCAGATTGTAATTGTCACCCTGAAATCATACATATTGAACTGACGTCATCTTTTAGGGAAGAATGGACAGAACTCATCCTAACTCGACAATGGCCACAGACATTTTGCAGTGTATTGTATTGCCTTTACTTTCCATTATTTTATTGCCATTATTGCAGGCGCACCGTATATTGCTCCTCCACTGGGTATTGGGGGATAAATgatgatgtttttcatttataGATGGAACAATGCACAACAAATTTAAGCTATTGGACTCTGCATGGATTATGGTATGTTTATGAAGACACATTTTCTTCTTAATGCTTGTTAAAGTACAACACTTTCTTATTTTGAGGTGCATGTAATGAGTAGGGacttattatttaatatgcaCTAATTGTGATCATCATCTGTGTGTATTAAATGCATGATATTAATAACTGTCACGTGATCTTAAAAATCATCTGATAAGGATGACAATGCCAGTGATTGTAAGGATGATTATAATTAATGTCAGTATTTGaagaaaatgtttgttgttgttgcaggcCCAACGCTGGCATGAGCTGCAATACATCCTGGCATTTTAATGCCAGTTTGATTGAGGTAGTTTGCTTGCCTTGCTCGCCCTGTTGGATGTCATATGTTTTAATTTGATGGACATGTGCTTGACATTTTGTATGTGCATGTCTTGAAGACTTAATTCCAGAAATGGAAAAATACTGGCCAAATCTGCTAGCATCTTCTTCCACAAAATTTTGGTATGTCAGAAACCTGCAGATGTATATTTTGATCGATTGATTGAACTAAATAATGGACTTTTTATTGTGTGCTTTTAATTTTGCCTAGGCAACATGAATGGATAAAGCATGGAACCTGTGCTGCAAAAGCTGATTCTCTAAACAGTCAGCACAAATACTTCAGCAAAGCTCTCGAGCTGAACCTCAAGTATGACCTTAATAGGCAAGTTCTTGTTTTTCAGTGGTTCTTGTGTCATGTAAAAGCTGATTTTGTGGCTTTCAGTACATAAGGGGGTTGTGTTAAAGTAAAGTTGTTTAAAAGATGGGAGTATTTCTAAATGAGAACTGTTTCATAACATACAGACATTATGTAATATGtctgcagttaaaaaaataaatcaaaacaatgacTAATATTATAAAACTGATATTTCTCAAAAATCGGATTGAAGCCTCACtcaaagcttttttaaaatagcGCTTATATGCACAGCTGTGACGCACATCAatttaaattctatattaaaTGGATAATTCACTCAGAATTTCCCCCCAttttatggaagtcagtggttttcatttttggttgaactatccctttactgtGCCACATTATAATGTTACTCGACAAGCGATTCATATAAATTACAACACACCTTAATAACAAGTTCAGGACATGTCCCAGTTTGGATTTCCGCATTACTACTTGTTTACTCATTTTATACAGCATGTAAAGTAAAGCAGTCCAGCACATAATGGCTGCACAGTTATAAGTACAATGGTATAAACACTACTGGTTAACACATTTCTGCTACTGTATCTCTATTTCTGCTATGTGCTAGAAATAGCATCATAACACCCAACCCTAGTTGATTTCCTCATGAGTcttttgtgttttcagtgttttaaagaacaacaaaatCGTCCCCTCTGAGGAGTACTACACAGTAAGTAGAATTAAGAATGAATTAAGAATGACACTGAATTATAcagttgcatatatatatatatatatatatatatatatatatatatatatatataaacagctgcTAGGGTTGTGTTGGAGTGTGTTTACTGTAATGGTCCAGCCTGCTGTTTTCTGTTCCTGTCAGTGATTCCATAACTCAACTCAGCTAAATAATGATCATATTAAAAACTTCCCAAAATGCATCATCCATCTGATAAAAGGGCCTCAAAGTATTTTCCTAAACCACAGCATGCGTTATTATTGGCCAACATACATCACCATTTCAACACACACAACCTGACTTCTTGCATTCTTTAGTTGCGTTTATCcaacttcccttttttttttatgaagtaaacCAGAATCTTGTGATTATAGGCACATGTGAGTAATGTGTCATATTTCCCACTTGTCGTAGCTGGATCAGGTGGAGACAGCCATTACCAGCTTTTTTGGAGTGAAGCCTAAGATTCAGTGCGTCcatccaggaaaggtatgaataTTCTGACCAACATTTGTGGTCAGAAAAAAGGTTGAGAAGTAAGGGGGGGGAATAAGGCAAATATCTATGTTAGAGTGAGGcatttacaatggaagtgaatgagtTTGATGCGTAACTCACGGTTAGATGCACAGTGACCACAGTTTGCCGTCAGTTTTGCTAAGGTGCAATCTCATTTCTTACTGTATTTCTCAGGGAGGCCAGGTTCAGACTTTGGGCCAAATAGAGATCTGCGTTGACAGGGATTTCCAGCTGATCGATTGCGAAAAGTCAACCAAAGAAATCTGGAGCAATGTCATCCCCCCAGTGCTTGTCAGTGGCCAGTCAGAGCTCAGTGTGTGTGATCACTCCGTGCCGGTCTATTACCCTCCAGTGCCCAGCAGATCATAGAGCTGGGCAACCCCAGACCTCGTGTGGGAGTGTGAAATCACGGAGCAAGAGAAGACGAGAATTCATTCTGTATTTGAAACACTGGAAACAGTGTTGAAATCTTTCCTGATTACACTATCTTTAAGCAATTGCACATTAAATtcctttgttgttttaaatgttgatgctGGAACAATCTAGTGAAGATTTAAGGGTGTCACAGACTGCTGTATTCTAAGGTTACTGGGGTCACTTCTTATTAGTTTTGtaggttttacagtgtatgttttGGCAAAAAAAGACATGTCCAGATTACATTTACCACAAAATTTCaagaattaaattataaatgaagcatgttagttgaatttttttatgttacttttatgaCAATTCACATTATTCTAAATTACTCTcttttaataatacagtatttttattaaagtaaaaacttttttttttttaataagtgtaaATTACAAGCAATGCAACAAATACTACAGTGCCATATAAATTCATGACAATGTACATAATATAGCACTATTATGTTCGCAAATCAGaaagagattttttatttattttttttgtaggctaatgtGCTCAATTTCCATGAAAGTAAATACTGATCCTAAAAGAAAGTTACATTTTCTCtgctttatatatttcttttgattttaatatgaaatatgacccAAGCATGTTTTCGACCCATTTTCTGatattcactcttttttttttataacagaccCAGATTAGCTGTAGTATTCTGCCTTCAGTATATTTAATCTgataaaattgattttatgtttgCCATTCATCCCTTAATTTGCAACgttaatgtgttaaatttgtgGTTGGTTTGGAGCTTTGGGCCTACTGGCAGCAGATGCACATAATGCACATTTAAGCTTCTGCCGCTGGAGGGCAGCACATGcattctgccaaaataaaatgaataaataaagcacaTTGATGTTTACAGATATGATGTTCACATGTACGTTTTATGAATGGATGACAGCAATAAACCATAGGGAGAAAAATGACCATTTGCACAGAATCTTCAGgtaaataaatagtgtttttctgtctttttaacAGTTAAACACAATTATTAGATCATATTTTCATCAGATGTTGTTTTTGCCTATTTGATGTTTACTTAACAAAAAGCCATATCAGATGTGGGCATTTGATACACAACTTTTATACTTGTAAGGCATGTATAATGCTGGTGTAGGTACAGAGGTTTGTTACTTTTACAGTATGTGATAAATGCCTTATATCATTCACTTCAACATCAGTAattgaaacttttgtttttttttgtcagttgactaaataaaaatcacataattctgtgtgtgtttgaatctgttattctgaaagtgaactgCCTTCATGTGATGTTATTTATAGGCCGATCCATGCTGCCTTCGGTTTGTCTCTGTCTTTATAGAAATAACCGCAACCATATGTTCAAACATTTTATAGAATTTGTTAAAAAGGTCATTTAGGTGTTTATGACTGCTGGTGGCATGCATAGGGAATATGATGAGAAAGACTTCTTCAAGAACCTGTGCACATCTTCTCATATCTATACCTGTGTTTGCAGTGTGAAGTTAAGATGATCACAAATGATTTTCTCATAGCTGGCTTGTCTGAATAACCTGATGACTGCACACAGCAATAGCTCTATTTTTTCACACATGATCTTTGATAGAACTGCAAGTGAAAGAATACATGTGGAATGTGCAATTAGCAGGCTTAAAATGTattgacgtaaaaaaaaaaaaaaaaaaatacagacgaAATACTGATGAATATGTGCGGCTCTAGAGCAGCTAGTTGCACAGTCACCTGATCCATGGTGCATGGTGTAATTTATTATTCTTCACATCATTTCATCTGTTACATACAGTAGATGGCTCTGTTGACAAATTTAATAAGCTGGTGGCATTTTAAAGCGTCATAGGGACACTGCTATTGTGAAGACTTCCAAAAGGTGGACAGCTTGATTCTAGACTTTTTTGATCAGTCGTTATCATAAGTATTCTTTGCATTGAAGACAATTCCATGATGATTGCTCAAGTTCATTGAAATCTATCCTTCATGAAGATTACAGAGGATATGGAAGttctatgtttatttttaaaatagtaagtATTTTTCATGCTAACACCAAACTGTGTTGAAATCAGTGGAGTGGAGTGTTACATGAATGGTTTCACATGTATCTGTCATaccttttctgttcatttatagAACTGCAATTAATTTGTAAGACCGTTTCAGTTCAGCTTTCAAACTGTCAGTGAAGTCCTGTGTCTTTCTAGGAAGAATTTAGCAATCAGTGTTGttagataaaaatgtaaataaataaataaaatatatcatattccCCCAAAGTATTAATTCATTCACTTGTTTTAGACAAATCGTGGGCACACTGTactagtttatttataataataatgataatagtatggtttacaataaataaataacatttagcatttgtgtgtgtgtctatacacacacacacacatacacacaatatctctttcatttttggtgaatataaataaaagcataacCATGTAATCCCCGACTCCACATTGGCATCAGATTGGCCTTCTTCTCTTgaataaagacagacagatgtcACCTGGCTTTCAAGCCAAATGACGTGAAGAGTTCCAGGCACAAGTGTAATGGCTACAGATCACTGCCTGGAAACCTTTCTGTCTTTCATTCGTATGTGAAAAGAGCTCTGAATGTTTACTGCTGGCTGGTCAGGGCTGAGTCACAGCTGTCCTTCAGGCTGAAAGAGTGATGAAGAGAGAGATTTGTGAGTGTGTGGATCTGAagctgtgtctgtgtctgtgtctcttgGCAATACTTTTGCTTTACTCTCTGAAGAAGAGGGACCATTTGAAGTTATATAGAACCCCTCAGTGGACAGAGgtctgttccaaaaccttgtgAGCTGTCTGCTGTCTACATGCTGTAGAATGCTGTCTTATATGGCTGCAATGCAATGtagcatacaaaaagtattcagcATTAGCACATTAAGCTAATAATGTAATAGAATATAcagtaacactttctatgaagcctgtatcaacaaaaaaataaaaaaaaaaacatatttaattaaaaataataattaattaattataaaaaaccttataatatgttgcatcatctcataaataatcataagaacagttttaatgtattataatacttacttatttgtggttatagcttttaagagtatgatgatttatgacacacaataaACATGTTGCATCCACTTaagttaaaatgaattataaatctcatatcttgccattgttTAAGATCTCCACAATGTAACATCTTATtggtgtttttactgtaaatgacaaatacaaaggcttcatgaaaacatccaaaagTCTTTATTATCTGgtcttattattaataagtaacttcactttacttaaagcagacaaagaccacttataaatcattataatgataatttttCTAAAACAGCCATAAATTCAGATATCACATCAGATGAATGTGTacacatttgctttgaactatttttttattgcaatatcaGTATGGTTATTTTAATGGTACCTTTTAGACAACTGCTaacaagtaactttgcaactacatgtcaactagcagtcatctGAGTGTTAGTAGTATGTCTGTTAAATAACTGCTAACAgtttattttgatggttccccAATAGACATTCAGCTGACTATTAGCAACTTTACAAGTGCGTCAACTTATTCTACCAACCCTAGCCTTAACCTAAGTCTACTAaaactctaatgagagttagctgacatgtagttgcaaagttgttTACAGttaaggggaccatcaaaataaaatgtaatgaaatatatatatatttttataaatataggcctatatatatattttcattacaacTGATCTTAAACTAGC
This window contains:
- the LOC109068564 gene encoding ribonuclease T2-like translates to MNGLAPSGKMRFIAVAVILCAGYFCPTAFAHPREEWTELILTRQWPQTFCSMEQCTTNLSYWTLHGLWPNAGMSCNTSWHFNASLIEDLIPEMEKYWPNLLASSSTKFWQHEWIKHGTCAAKADSLNSQHKYFSKALELNLKYDLNSVLKNNKIVPSEEYYTLDQVETAITSFFGVKPKIQCVHPGKGGQVQTLGQIEICVDRDFQLIDCEKSTKEIWSNVIPPVLVSGQSELSVCDHSVPVYYPPVPSRS